One region of Glycine max cultivar Williams 82 chromosome 9, Glycine_max_v4.0, whole genome shotgun sequence genomic DNA includes:
- the LOC100793135 gene encoding protein DETOXIFICATION 16, with product MRIEQERKMALWKEEAKKQLWLAGPMVFVSVFQYSLQVISLMFVGHLDELLLASASLATSFVNATGFNVLMGMSSALDTFCGQAYGAKQFHMLGVHTQGAMLVLTLVTIPLSIIWVFLGPILVALRQDKEIAAHAQLYARYLIPSLSANALLRCITKFLQTQNIVFTMVLASGLTSLLHFFLCWALVQKIELGIKGSAIAICISNWFNTIILALYIKLSPSCKTTWTGFSKESLHNIPRFLRLAFPSTLMVCLESWTFEIMVLLSGALPNAKLQTSVLSICLNTSGIFWMIPFGISAAGSTRISNELGAGSPKAAYLAVKVTMFLASAVGILEFASLMLLWRVWGHVFTNVHEVVKYVTSMMPLVASSTFIDSIQTAFQGVARGCGWQKLGAYVNLGSYYFLGVPFSVVSAFVFHMKGQGLFLGILIALIVQVVCFLLVTLRANWEKEAKKAATRVGGSGVQLEDLPRDQNVNIV from the exons ATGAGAATtgaacaagagagaaaaatggCCTTATGGAAAGAGGAAGCAAAGAAGCAACTATGGCTGGCAGGGCCGATGGTATTTGTTAGTGTGTTTCAGTATAGTTTACAAGTCATATCTCTCATGTTTGTAGGCCATTTGGATGAGTTGCTTCTGGCTAGTGCTTCTTTGGCAACATCATTTGTCAATGCTACTGGTTTCAACGTGTTG ATGGGCATGTCAAGCGCACTAGACACATTTTGTGGTCAAGCATATGGAGCAAAACAGTTTCACATGCTTGGTGTACACACCCAAGGAGCCATGTTGGTTCTCACCCTTGTTACTATACCCCTCTCCATTATTTGGGTATTCTTAGGACCTATTCTAGTTGCTCTCCGTCAAGATAAAGAAATTGCAGCACATGCTCAACTATATGCCAGATACTTGATCCCAAGCCTTTCTGCTAATGCTCTTCTTCGGTGCATTACTAAGTTCCTACAAACCCAAAACATAGTATTTACTATGGTGCTAGCCAGTGGACTTACTAGCTTACTACACTTCTTTCTGTGTTGGGCTTTGGTTCAAAAAATTGAGCTTGGTATCAAAGGGTCTGCCATTGCAATTTGcatttcaaattggtttaataCCATAATACTTGCACTTTATATAAAGCTTTCCCCTTCATGCAAAACAACTTGGACTGGTTTCTCAAAGGAATCATTGCATAACATACCAAGATTTCTCAGACTTGCTTTTCCTTCAACACTCATGGTGTG TTTAGAATCATGGACGTTTGAAATAATGGTACTTCTGTCCGGTGCTCTTCCTAATGCGAAATTGCAAACTTCAGTGCTTTCTATATG CCTTAACACATCTGGTATATTTTGGATGATACCATTTGGAATTAGTGCTGCTGGAAG TACACGGATCTCAAATGAATTAGGAGCTGGTAGTCCAAAAGCTGCATATTTAGCTGTTAAAGTCACCATGTTCTTGGCCTCAGCGGTGGGGATTTTAGAATTTGCTTCCCTTATGTTATTATGGAGAGTTTGGGGGCATGTTTTTACCAATGTACATGAAGTGGTCAAATATGTGACTTCCATGATGCCACTTGTTGCAAGCTCAACCTTTATAGATTCAATCCAAACAGCATTTCAAG GTGTTGCTAGAGGATGTGGTTGGCAGAAACTTGGTGCATATGTCAATCTAggatcatattattttttgggcgtTCCTTTTTCCGTTGTGTCAGCTTTTGTCTTCCACATGAAAGGACAG GGACTATTTTTAGGGATCTTAATAGCACTTATTGTGCAAGTGGTGTGTTTCCTTCTTGTCACCTTACGCGCCAATTGGGAGAAAGAA GCAAAAAAGGCAGCAACAAGAGTAGGAGGCAGTGGAGTCCAACTTGAGGACCTTCCTCGTGACCAAAATGTTAATATTGTTTGA
- the LOC100794717 gene encoding protein DETOXIFICATION 16 yields the protein MKRVSRQEVVEEMKKQAWLAGPLFTVGVLQYSLQVISVMFVGHLGELPLSGASLATSFASVTGFNLLMGMASALDTLCGQSFGAGQHHMLGIQMQRATFVLSFVSVFLAIMLVFTKHILVAMHQQVAIAEEAGVYAIYMIPSLFAYGIFQCLLKFLQTQNIVFPMVLSSAVVALLHIPLCWVLVIKSGIGSKGAAIANSVSYWLNVLLIGFYVKFSSSCAKTWTGFSVKALQNIPEFLKISIPSACMLCLKAWTFELMVLLSGLLPNPQLETSVLSICLNTFVIAWMIPFGLSCAVSTRVSNELGAGHPQAASLAVRVALFLVLADGIMMVLVMILLRKIWGNLYSSDTHVIKYVAAVMPILATCSFLDGIQSVLSGIARGSGWQKIGAIVNLGSFYFVGVPSSVVLAFVLHMKGKGLWLGIVSAFIVQVILFGVITIRTSWDKEANKAAMRVKDTKIPQELPQRDPFTITEMN from the exons atGAAAAGAGTTTCAAGGCAGGAAGTGGTGGAAGAAATGAAGAAGCAAGCATGGTTAGCCGGGCCTCTCTTCACTGTTGGTGTGCTGCAGTACAGTTTGCAGGTGATATCTGTTATGTTTGTTGGCCATCTTGGAGAATTGCCTCTTTCCGGCGCTTCACTCGCCACTTCCTTTGCATCTGTCACCGGTTTCAATTTGTTG ATGGGTATGGCTAGTGCATTGGATACCTTGTGTGGCCAGTCATTTGGGGCAGGGCAGCACCATATGCTAGGCATACAAATGCAAAGAGCTACCTTTGTTCTCTCATTTGTAAGTGTCTTTCTAGCAATCATGTTGGTATTCACCAAACATATTCTAGTTGCAATGCACCAGCAAGTTGCCATAGCTGAGGAAGCCGGGGTTTATGCCATTTACATGATTCCAAGCCTTTTTGCTTATGGTATCTTTCAATGCCTCCTCAAGTTTCTACAAACTCAAAACATTGTCTTCCCCATGGTGTTGAGCTCTGCAGTGGTGGCCTTACTTCACATACCTTTATGTTGGGTGTTAGTAATTAAGTCAGGAATTGGAAGTAAGGGAGCTGCCATAGCAAATTCAGTATCATACTGGTTAAATGTGCTTCTGATAGGATTTTATGTGAAGTTTTCTTCCTCGTGTGCAAAAACATGGACCGGCTTCTCAGTGAAGGCCTTGCAAAATATCCCAGAATTCcttaaaatttctattccttcaGCTTGTATGCTTTG CTTAAAGGCTTGGACATTTGAACTAATGGTTCTGCTATCTGGCCTTCTTCCAAATCCACAGTTAGAAACTTCAGTGTTATCTATATG TCTTAACACATTCGTAATTGCATGGATGATTCCCTTTGGATTGAGCTGCGCTGTGAG CACAAGGGTCTCAAATGAACTAGGGGCTGGTCATCCACAAGCTGCAAGTCTTGCAGTTCGAGTTGCTCTCTTCCTAGTCCTTGCTGATGGTATTATGATGGTATTAGTCATGATCCTGCtaagaaaaatatggggcaatCTTTACAGCAGTGATACACATGTTATAAAATATGTAGCAGCCGTGATGCCAATTCTTGCTACATGCAGCTTCCTTGATGGGATTCAAAGTGTTCTTTCAG GCATTGCAAGAGGTTCTGGCTGGCAGAAGATTGGTGCAATTGTGAATCTTGgatcattttattttgtggGAGTTCCTTCTTCAGTGGTGTTGGCTTTTGTTTTACATATGAAAGGAAAG GGCCTTTGGCTGGGGATTGTTTCTGCATTCATTGTGCAAGTGATACTCTTTGGTGTCATTACAATTAGAACTAGCTGGGACAAAGAA GCAAATAAGGCAGCAATGAGAGTGAAAGATACCAAAATCCCTCAGGAGTTGCCACAGAGAGATCCATTTACCATCACAGAAATGAATTGA
- the LOC100815319 gene encoding protein DETOXIFICATION 16, which translates to MERGDQNQSASLQSPLIKHSHSSSSGRGIERREVIEEVKKQLWLAGPLISVTLLNFCLSIISVMFVGHLGELSLSGASMATSFASVTGFSLLVGMASSLDTFCGQSYGAKQYHMLGIHLQRAMFTLMIVSIPLAIIWANTRSILTFLGQDPEIAAEAGSYARFMLPSLFAYGLLQCLNRFLQTQNIVFPMMCSSAITTLLHVLICWILVFKSGLGNRGAAVANSISYWLNVTILSLYVMFSPSCAKSWTGFSKEALHNIPSFVRLAIPSAVMVCLEMWSFELMVLLSGLLPNPKLETSVLSICLNTTAAAWMIPFGLSGAGSIRVSNELGAGRPWNARLAVRVVLVLAIIEGIIVGTVMILVRNIWGYAYSNEVEVVEYVATMFPILAASNFLDGLQCVLSGTARGCGWQKIGAFVNLGSYYIVGIPSSIVFAFVLHIGGKGLWLGIICALIVQMCSLMIITIRTDWDQEAKKATDRVYNSVTLESLVS; encoded by the exons ATGGAGAGAGGAGACCAAAACCAAAGTGCATCTCTTCAGTCTCCATTGATTAAGCACTCACACTCATCATCATCAGGGAGGGGTATTGAGAGAAGGGAAGTTatagaagaagtgaagaagcagttaTGGCTTGCAGGGCCTTTGATATCAGTGACCCTTTTGAATTTTTGCCTCAGTATCATATCTGTCATGTTTGTTGGCCATCTTGGCGAGTTGTCTCTCTCTGGTGCTTCCATGGCCACTTCTTTTGCCTCTGTCACAGGTTTCAGTTTATTG GTAGGAATGGCAAGTTCCTTGGACACGTTTTGTGGCCAGTCATATGGAGCAAAGCAGTATCACATGTTAGGCATACACTTGCAGAGAGCCATGTTCACTCTCATGATCGTCAGCATTCCGCTTGCAATTATTTGGGCAAACACAAGGTCCATTCTAACTTTCCTTGGCCAGGATCCTGAAATAGCTGCAGAAGCCGGGAGTTATGCTAGGTTTATGCTTCCAAGCCTTTTTGCTTATGGCCTTCTACAGTGCCTCAACAGATTTCTACAAACCCAAAATATTGTATTCCCAATGATGTGCAGCTCTGCAATTACCACATTACTACATGTACTTATATGTTGGATTCTAGTTTTCAAGTCTGGACTTGGGAACAGAGGAGCTGCTGTAGCAAATTCTATATCTTATTGGTTGAATGTTACTATACTCTCACTCTATGTCATGTTTTCTCCTTCATGTGCAAAATCTTGGACAGGATTTTCCAAAGAGGCACTGCATAACATTCCCTCATTTGTGAGGCTTGCCATTCCTTCAGCTGTTATGGTTTG CTTGGAAATGTGGTCATTTGAATTGATGGTTCTCCTTTCTGGTCTTCTTCCAAATCCAAAATTGGAAACATCAGTGCTTTCCATCTG CTTGAATACTACAGCAGCTGCTTGGATGATCCCCTTTGGACTAAGTGGAGCAGGAAG CATTCGTGTCTCAAATGAACTTGGAGCTGGTCGTCCGTGGAATGCACGTTTAGCAGTGCGTGTTGTCTTAGTACTAGCAATTATTGAGGGCATCATAGTGGGAACAGTGATGATACTTGTACGCAATATCTGGGGCTATGCATATAGCAATGAAGTAGAAGTGGTCGAATATGTAGCAACTATGTTCCCAATTCTGGCAGCATCCAACTTTCTGGATGGACTCCAATGTGTTCTTTCAG GCACTGCTAGAGGATGTGGTTGGCAGAAAATTGGTGCATTTGTCAATCTGGGGTCATACTATATAGTTGGGATTCCATCATCTATCGTGTTTGCTTTTGTATTGCATATTGGTGGGAAG GGACTCTGGTTGGGGATCATATGTGCACTCATTGTTCAAATGTGTTCTTTAATGATCATAACTATTCGTACTGATTGGGACCAAgag GCAAAGAAAGCAACAGATAGAGTCTATAATTCAGTAACACTTGAGAGCTTAGTTTCATGA